CAATAATTAAAAGAAATTTCTCTTTTTTTCTTCAGCTTTTTCTAATGCTAATTCTTTTTCTCTTTTAGCTCTTGCCTCATCATTATCATCTTCATCTTCATTTTCAGCTTTATATATCAGAGTTCCAGGTTCTAATTTATCAGCTATAGTATTTATCTGTTCAAGAAAACTTTCTTCATCAAAAGATGAATCAGTTTCAACAGTTATATTTTTTTTATAAAGATCAAGATTACTGTTGATAATTCCTTTTAATTTAGAACTTTCATGCTGTATTTTAGCAGCACAGCCAGCACAGTCTAAGTTTTCAACAACATATTCTCTTGTTCTGATTTTATCATTTTCTTTTTTATATATTTTAGTTCCAGGTTCAAGTTTATCTGCAATTTTATTGATATCAGACAAAAACTGTTTTTCATTAAAACTATCATCAGTTTCAACTATCATTTTTTTCTTGTAAAGGTCAAGATTGCTGTTTAATATACCAGACATTTTAGAGCCTTCATGCTGTATTTTAGCAGCACAGCCGGCACAGCCAAGGTTATCTACTGCATATTCTCTTATTTTCATATCTATCCTCCATAATATTATTAATTATTTAATTTGTTTGTACAGGATATAGTATATACCCCCATATCCTATATATAAAATATCATATTTATAATTCTTTGTCAATTAGATAATAAAAGATATTATTATTTTCTATTTTTTTAGATATATAACTTTAATTTAAATATCTTTTTAATTTTCTTTAAATTTATAAAAAAGCAGAATATGTATGTATTTTGAATGAAACTAAGCTTATAACTTTAAAGAAGTGGACATTATTTCTATCATATGATAAGATTGAAGTACAATGTCAAGGTAAAGGGGTGGTAGAAATGAAAGTAAATAAGGAATATGTAGAAAATTTATTCTCTGATATTATAGATAAAAATATTTTCATTAAAGGAATCTTTTCAAATCCTTTAGACAAAGAATATCCATATTCAAAAATAAATATAAAGCCATTAAAAATAAAAAATGAAATACTTATACAATTTGAACAGTTTAAAGATAATAAAGCTTTTCATGAAAATGTATGTATTGATTCTTCAAAAGTAAAGTTTTCTGAAATATTAGATAATTTTAAACAGATACTGATATCTGTAAATGGAAATGACTATCAGATATTAAAGGGAAAGAATGATTTTAATTTGAAAAAATCTGAGAATTTAAAGACATTAAAGACATTAGAACATAATAAAAAGAAAAATTATATACTTGAAGAGGGAACTCCAATACCTTTTCTTATAAAATTAGGAGTAATGGGAGAAAAGGGAGAAGTTTTTAAACAAAGTTATGATAAGTTCAGACAGATAAATAAATATCTTGAGTTTATAGATGATACAATAAAGGAGCTTCAAAATAAAAAACTTATTGGTTCTCATATTAAATTTATAGATTTTGGGTGTGGAAAATCATATCTTACTTTTGCACTTCATTATTATTTAAGAAATATTAAAAACTTTACTTTTGAGATAATCGGATTGGATTTAAAGAAAGATGTAATGAAGAAATGTAATGATATAGCTAGAGAGCTAAAGTGTGAAAATCTGGAATTTTTAACTGGGGATATCAAGGATTTTAATAAGCTTCAGAATGTAGATATAATATTTTCCCTTCATGCTTGTAACAATGCTACAGATTATGCATTGCTAAAAGGACTGGAATTAAATGCAAAGGCTATTCTTGCAGTTCCATGCTGTCAGCATGAATTTAATGATAAAATAAGTGCTAGCAAGAAAAGTGATTTTTTTACATTCCAGCTTCCTATTGGAAAACATGGAATACTTTTGGAAAAATATGCAACTATTGCCACAGATGCTTTTAGAGCACAGGCATTAGAGCTATGTGGATATAGAACTCAAGTGATGGAATTTATAGATATGGAGCATACTCCTAAAAATACACTCATTAGAGGAATAAAAGAAAAAATAACTACAGAATCTTTAAAGAAAAAATTTGAAGAATATGGAAAATTTAAAGATTTTTTAGGTATTGAACCATTATTAGACAGTCTGCTTTCACCATATTTTTTAATAAAACTGTAATAACTGCAATAAAAAAACAGATGACCAAAAAACTTTTTAGTCATCTGTTTTTAATTTTTTACCACCATCTATGATGTCTTCCTATTCTATATCCACCATAGCCTATTCCACCTATCAAAACAGTGTTTACAAGATTATCTCTTCTCTGTTCTCTTTTTTCTCTCTCAATAGCTATCTGTTTATCAAACTCCTGTTTTTCTCTCATAAGTTGTATTTCTATTTCTTCCTTGCTAGGAGTATTTCTTGCTATTTCTTTTTCACGATTTGAATCAACTAATTTTTTATATTCGTTAAATTGTTTTATTCTCATTTCAACACTATCTTTAGATGCAGGTGCTGCAAAAACAAGATTGCTTATAATGATATATAAAAATAATGATTTTTTCAACATTGTCATCACCTCTCTTATGATAATTATATCATAATTAAATAAAAAAAGAAGCTGGTTTTTTACCAGCTTCTCAGTTATAAATATTTTAATTAGTCAACATTTTTAAGAATTACAGCAGTTCCCATTCCTCCACCAATACATAGAGAAGCAAGTCCATAAGTTAATCCTCTTTTCTTCATTTCATATATCAAAGTAACCATAATTCTGTTACCAGATGCTCCAACTGGGTGTCCTAAAGCTATAGCTCCACCATTAACATTAGTTTTATCGTTGAACCATTCTCTTTCTACACCATGTTGTGCACATAACTCTTTCATAACTCCTAAAGATTGAGAAGCAAAAGCTTCATTTAATTCAATAAGTTCCATATCCTGAAGTTTCATTCCAGCTTTTTTAAGAGCGTTTCCAATAGCAGGAACAGGTCCCATTCCCATTATTTGAGGATCTACACCACCTATACCAGTAGCAACTATTTCAACTAAAGGTTTTAGATTATATTTAGCAACTGCTTCTTCAGAAGCAAGTATCATCATAGAAGCACCATCATTTAATCCAGAAGCATTTCCAGCTGTAACAGTTCCATCTTTTTAAAAGAAGGTCTTAATTTAGCTAATTTTTCTAAATCAGTTTTTCTATTTGGATATTCGTCTGTATCAACAATAACATCACCTTTTTTAGTACTGATAGTAACAGGAACTATTTCATCTTTGAATCTTCCAGAATCAACAGCAGCTATTGCTTTTTGCTGAGAACCAAATGAGAACACATCTTGCTCTTCTCTTGTAATTCCATATTTAGCAGCTATATTTTCAGCAGTTATTCCCATGTGTACATTTGTGAATGCATCTGTAAGAGCATCAAATACCATATGGTCTTTCATAGTAAGGTCAGCCATTTTATGCCCACCTCTTACTTTTCCTGGAAGAATGAATCCAGCATTAGACATTGATTCAGTTCCTCCAGCAAGGATAAGGTTTGCTTCTCCAGCTTTAATGTTAGCATAAGATGAAATGATAGTTTTCATTCCACTTCCACATATAATATTCAGTGTATAGCCAGGAACTTCCTGAGGTACACCAGCTTTTATGGCTACCTGTCTTCCTACACCTTGTGCTTGGCCTGCTTGTAATACATTTCCGATAACTACTTCGTCCAGATTAGCTGGGTCGATTTTTGCATCTTCAATAACTTGTTTTGCAATTGCAGCTCCAAGATCACTAGATGATAAAGGGGCTAAACTTCCTAAAAAACTTCCTATAGCAGATCTTTTTGCTGCCACGATGTACACTTTACTCATTAAATCCTCCTATACCTAAATTTTATTTTATTTGTGAAAAATTAAATAACTAGTCCTCCAGTAACTGGTAAAACTTGTCCTGTGATATATGAAGCTTCATCACTTGCTAAGAATAAAATAGCATTAGCTACATCATCAGCAGTTCCAAATCTTGCTAATGGAGTTCTTTCCATCATTCCAGCAACTACTTTTTCTGATAGTACTTCAGTCATTGGGCTCTCAATGAATCCAGGTGCTACACAGTTTGCTCTGATAGCTCCTCTTCTTGCTAACTCTTTTGCCCAAGTTTTAGTCATAGCAATAACTCCACCTTTTGTAGCTGAGTAGTTAGTTTGAGCTAAGTTACCATATAATCCAACTACAGATGAAAGAGTAACTATTGATCCTGATTTATTTTTTGACATAATAGGAGCAACAGCTTGAGTCATATTAAATACTCCTTTTAAATTGACATTTATAACTGCGTCCCATTGTTCTTCAGTCATTCTTTGTAAAAGGGCATCTTTAGTAATACCAGCGTTATTTATTAATATATCTATTCTTCCATATTCAGCAGCTATTTTTGCAACAAATTCTTTTATAGCAGGTCTGTCAGTAACATTTAATATTTCATGTCTTACATTTGGCTGGTCATATACAGCTTCTCCCATGTCACAAGATATAACCATTTCTGCACCTTCAGCAGCGAATTTTTCAACAACAGCTCTTCCTATTCCCCTAGCACTTCCAGTAACTAAAGCGATTTTTCCTTTTAATCTATCCATTATTTTCCTCCTTAAATTTTCAGCATAAATTTGAGCTAAACATTTTTATTTTAAACACTTATGATAAGTATAATTTTTTTTTCATTAAAAGTCAATAAGAACATTATTCAGAATACATTATAGGATGATTATTAAGATAATTTATTACAGAACAATGCTGATATCATATTTTTTTAAATTACAACAAATTTATTTCTAGAAGAAAGAATATAATTGTTGAATAGTGACTATAATTGTTGTAAAATAAAAAGTAAAGAATGAACAACTGGAGGCTCAACTATGAAGTATATTATTCTGATCATCACTTTTTTGATGATAGGATGTACAAATATAAAAAATAATATTTCCTCTTTTTCTAAAGAAACTATAAAAACTTACTATGAAAATGGAACTGTAGAATCTAAAATAATGTATGTTGATAATAAGAAAAATGGAAAGATGACAAGTTATTTTGAAAATGGAAAAATTGCTGTAAAAGGATTTTTTAAAGATGATAAAAGAGATAAAAAGTGGATATTTTACAATGAAAATAATGGAAAGATATCTAGTATTGAAAGGTACATAGATGGTCAGCTTAATGGAGAACAAGTATATTATCATGAAAACGGAAAAATAAAAGTAAAAGGAAACTATACTAATGGGAAAAGAAGTGGCTTTTGGGAAATGTTTGATGAAGAAGGCAAATTAGAAGTACAAAATATATTTATTGATGGAGAAAATATTATAAGTGTAGGAATATATCAAAAAAATGGAAAACTTCTATGCAATGGAAATGTTGTAAATCAATTAAGGCAGGGAGAATGGAAATATTTTGATGAAGAAGGAAATATAGCTTATATTGTAAATTATGAAAGAGGAATAAGAAATGGAAAATGGCAGGCATTTGATAAAAATGGAAGTCTTCTAATGA
Above is a window of Fusobacterium varium DNA encoding:
- the copA_1 gene encoding Copper-exporting P-type ATPase A, which produces MKIREYAVDNLGCAGCAAKIQHEGSKMSGILNSNLDLYKKKMIVETDDSFNEKQFLSDINKIADKLEPGTKIYKKENDKIRTREYVVENLDCAGCAAKIQHESSKLKGIINSNLDLYKKNITVETDSSFDEESFLEQINTIADKLEPGTLIYKAENEDEDDNDEARAKREKELALEKAEEKKRNFF
- a CDS encoding Methyltransferase TRM13 — translated: MNETKLITLKKWTLFLSYDKIEVQCQGKGVVEMKVNKEYVENLFSDIIDKNIFIKGIFSNPLDKEYPYSKINIKPLKIKNEILIQFEQFKDNKAFHENVCIDSSKVKFSEILDNFKQILISVNGNDYQILKGKNDFNLKKSENLKTLKTLEHNKKKNYILEEGTPIPFLIKLGVMGEKGEVFKQSYDKFRQINKYLEFIDDTIKELQNKKLIGSHIKFIDFGCGKSYLTFALHYYLRNIKNFTFEIIGLDLKKDVMKKCNDIARELKCENLEFLTGDIKDFNKLQNVDIIFSLHACNNATDYALLKGLELNAKAILAVPCCQHEFNDKISASKKSDFFTFQLPIGKHGILLEKYATIATDAFRAQALELCGYRTQVMEFIDMEHTPKNTLIRGIKEKITTESLKKKFEEYGKFKDFLGIEPLLDSLLSPYFLIKL
- the thlA_1 gene encoding Acetyl-CoA acetyltransferase, which encodes MILASEEAVAKYNLKPLVEIVATGIGGVDPQIMGMGPVPAIGNALKKAGMKLQDMELIELNEAFASQSLGVMKELCAQHGVEREWFNDKTNVNGGAIALGHPVGASGNRIMVTLIYEMKKRGLTYGLASLCIGGGMGTAVILKNVD
- the thlA_2 gene encoding Acetyl-CoA acetyltransferase, with translation MSKVYIVAAKRSAIGSFLGSLAPLSSSDLGAAIAKQVIEDAKIDPANLDEVVIGNVLQAGQAQGVGRQVAIKAGVPQEVPGYTLNIICGSGMKTIISSYANIKAGEANLILAGGTESMSNAGFILPGKVRGGHKMADLTMKDHMVFDALTDAFTNVHMGITAENIAAKYGITREEQDVFSFGSQQKAIAAVDSGRFKDEIVPVTISTKKGDVIVDTDEYPNRKTDLEKLAKLRPSFKKMELLQLEMLLD
- the fabG gene encoding 3-oxoacyl-[acyl-carrier-protein] reductase FabG, whose protein sequence is MDRLKGKIALVTGSARGIGRAVVEKFAAEGAEMVISCDMGEAVYDQPNVRHEILNVTDRPAIKEFVAKIAAEYGRIDILINNAGITKDALLQRMTEEQWDAVINVNLKGVFNMTQAVAPIMSKNKSGSIVTLSSVVGLYGNLAQTNYSATKGGVIAMTKTWAKELARRGAIRANCVAPGFIESPMTEVLSEKVVAGMMERTPLARFGTADDVANAILFLASDEASYITGQVLPVTGGLVI
- a CDS encoding MORN repeat variant translates to MKYIILIITFLMIGCTNIKNNISSFSKETIKTYYENGTVESKIMYVDNKKNGKMTSYFENGKIAVKGFFKDDKRDKKWIFYNENNGKISSIERYIDGQLNGEQVYYHENGKIKVKGNYTNGKRSGFWEMFDEEGKLEVQNIFIDGENIISVGIYQKNGKLLCNGNVVNQLRQGEWKYFDEEGNIAYIVNYERGIRNGKWQAFDKNGSLLMNGIYRNGRIVGIDVEE